In the Anolis sagrei isolate rAnoSag1 chromosome 1, rAnoSag1.mat, whole genome shotgun sequence genome, TGCCAAGCACACAAGCCCAAGCTGACTTGACAAAGGATAACAACACACTAGACTAAAGCATGAAATGCCTGCTTCAGTTTAAAGGTCTTGATAAAAATGGTAATGAGTTTCCAAATGGTAGTCCTTGGACCAGTACAGTCCCAAGGAAAGGAAGAATAATGGTAACCAATAAACTCAAATATGTGACTGACTTCCGGCACAAGGCAGGATGGGGGAATGCTGATCTTCCACATCAGATAGCTTGATATGCACTCCCTTATACAACACAGCTGGATCAAATTATACAACACAGCTGGACTGCAACCCCCATCAGCCTTATTTCAAAGGGTCAGTGGTGAGGAATGGCAGACGTTTTCAGGCCAACATTTGGAGAGCCACCATTTCCTTGGTTGTAGAGGGTCTTATTATATCACCATCAGTTCCAATGGATTTAGATTGCTCCTTTGATTTCACATTTATATTAAAAGTTTTTTAAACAGTCTATTTAAATGAGTGGTTCTTTAAAGAGAAATCCTACAGCCATTATTTGAAAGTGCTAGCTCAAAGCATGTATGTTGCATTCATTGGAGTGTAACATCTTTCCAAGCCCCTTCCCATCATATTTTGGAACAAGAGAACAAGAGAAGTACATGTTGCTGAAAGCTAAAGATTTTGACTTTTGGGATGATTTAGGAGAAGTTGTTCAGAAGCATGCACAACCGATGCAATATTTTGTAAAGATATAAACTATTCCGAACAAGACCCGAATGACTCTGGCCATTGTATGAAAGATTAAGGGCTCCCTGAGCACACTGACACAGCAGAAGAGCCACTGTGGTTTTGGCTACCAGTGATCCATAAATAATGGGTCACTAGGAGATTCAATTGGCCAGTTCAGATCTTTGCAGTGGGGTGTGAGGGGTGTGCCAAAGCATGGCACATGTCACGAGGAATGGAGGCCCTTGAGAAGTGTCCTCAGGCCTACCCTTTTCGGCACAAAGAATGTGTATAGTTTTGTTCCTTGAATGCTGCCTGTCATAACTCTTCATCTAATATGGGCTCTGATCCATGAAAGCCGATGTCATTGTTGCCATCATCATTCTCAATTTGCTGCTTTGTCTTTTTTTTCCCCCCCAACATGGCTATAATTAATAGTGATGTTCTTGTTCATGATTATTCAGTGCCAATGATCTGTGGAACACTCCTCTGTTTGTTCTTTTATTAAACGTCGCTCATACTGCAATAAACAGTCAAACTATTTACCGAGTTCATTAGATCAAATGTAGTTGTTTTCTTCTATTACCTTTTCTGCCCTAAACTCATAATTAGATTGCACAATAGTGATGGTCTAAATATGTAGTACACAAATACATCTTTGTTATGGTAAGTGCAGAATAGAGATGCGGCAATCATAGTTCACCAATGAGACAACAGAGTTCAAAGTGATTCGTTTCTACATTAACTATATTGCCACATTAACAATACTGTGTTGGATCCAAATTTATTCATCCTTGAACTGGACCATTTAAATCAAGGGAGTGGGTTTTAGTTGGGCTACTCTTAAGTATTAGTACTCTGGATCTAACCTACCAGCttggattcatttcaatgaaTATACAGTACTAGAACTAAACCAGTGGTGGAAACCATGCAATTTTCAATATGTTACTGGGCTGCAACCTAGCAACTCTAGATAGCACTGTCAATGCTAAAGAATACAAAGAATCACAATCCAACTATGTCTGAagacatgctaatcaaggtgaccaactgcaacattcagacttgtcTCAAAtggaccagagttctttctccctccccggacattccacagatacataaatcccacttgcctagtttccaacagacctcacaacctctgaggatgcctgtcatagatgtgggcaaaatgtcaggagagaatgcttctggaacatggccatacagcctggaaaactcacaacaacctaatgTCTGAAGAGCTCATCTTCAGTCTAACCACCAGGTTGGCTTCTTTAAACAGGTCTAATTTTGactaaagctggatctaacatATTGATAGAAAGGTTCTACTGGTGGAAAGGCTCCTTCTATCCTTGGGGTTCTTATGATCCAGTTGTGTCTGTTGACTCAATAGTGGATCTTTGTTGGTTCCTGAGCCCACAGTATTCTCCTGTGTTCCTGCAAATCTGATCCAGGGGACTATGGGGTATCTCTGGAACAATTTGAGCTATAGCATTGGAAGCAAAGAAGCAGGGGTCTGGAGTCAGTTCCTTGGGCATCCAGTTTCTAATTATATTGTGCACATAGTTatggttacattttaaaaacaagagcAAAGCTCCCAGGCATGATGCAGAGTACAACATCATAGTGCACAAAAGTTTCCACTGACTCACCAACACATGTGAGACATTTTCTTTCACGCTGGCTATAGTTACGCATTTATGCCTTCAAGTCGCccattgatttatggtgaccccatgcatTATTTTTAgacttttcttaggcaaggaatatttgccacatcctttatctgaaatataATTTACAGCACCTGGCCTTCATTGAccatctcccatccaaataccaacCAGAGCACTCTTATTAGCTCCCAAGATCATAAGATCTGGCACCTTTTATGattactgcagtggttcccaacctttttttcaccagggaccactttgaccagggaccactctccaacattagtaccaaaatggttagaaatcagttttttgtcaactttagattcagtttggttatttgggatgctgattcagaaaattgcattggatagaccacatcagttgtagcttctgatatagaacatatgccatctggtagtcgccatctgctcacccacaaaaaaccatatttaataatctagagacacagaccttattttatttatgcccacaggttgggaatcattcCATAGAAATGAATGATTCATATTTCCAAGTAAATGGATATAAGGAACAAGATATTGGAGGTAGATGTTATTTCTCAAGTGCCAATGAAGACTGACCATTGGGTTCAATCTGAACATACATATAGATACTTATAGCTATTTCAATGGCTGCATCCAGAGTCAAATGAGGGTATCTCCACTTCGTCAATGGAATCTCCCCTTTGACTTCTCTGTACACCTGCTTGTGTCCCCATACTTTTTCTAGACTCCCCTTCATTCCGTTTCCTAAAGCAGATCAGGGTGAGATGTCAAAGGAGGGGgctaaaagggaaaggaaaagatatTCTACCAGTAGAGTCTAATCCACAGTTAGATAGACATCTAATACACGATTAATTCCACTCTCAGAAGGTAATGCcaactttctcctttctttaaGGTGACTGTACTATCAAGAAATGTTACAGTAACACTTGCACACCACTTTCTCAAGGATAAAAAGAATCCTGAACAAAATAGTCTCAGCCAGTTTCCAAAACCTTATTTATATGTTCCATATTTTCTTTTCCACTGTTCTTTCCGGAAACACCCAAGAAATGTGTGAGCCTATTCTTTTGGCAGCTGAGCACAAGTTGACCTCCTGAAGCTTTACACCTTAAACTGAATAAGCTAGAAGCAAGTGCTACTGAAATCAATTATCCCTTCTTCCAAATGTGTGGGATCAAGGGGTTGGCAAGGTTGCCAACTTTTAAACCAGCTTCTACAACTGTGCCTTTAAAAGCAACTTTAGCCGGCAGATCACGATACCTGACTCCTTGCCGGGTAATATTCGTGTATTAATTTTTGCAAATCAAGCCACTAACTGTTATAAAGGTCCTATTAAAAATCCTGGGTGTTGTCAATAgtttttggttgtttttaatCCCAGTAATAGTAAACCCAGGCTGTCTTCTATGGAAGAATGAGACTAATTTACTGCTTTTGAATGGCTTGCTTCACATTGGTATCAATTATTTAAGAATTACAGACTATGGGAGATTGGGCTCCAGAAATAAACGCATACCAAACATATTGTGAGACACATCCAGGGAAGGGGAATGTCTGCATCCATGACTACATGACTAAAGGTACTTAATGTCTTTTGGCTCATGTTAACTTGTAATATATTTCTTCCAGCACAGGAAATTGCATTGTGTATTATTCTACAATAAGTCTATTCTAAATTGTCCATGTTCCGATTCTAGTCCAGCACTTTGGATCCATCTCAATTAATCTAATAAATTGAGATTAGATTTTTTGTTGGGTACCTTTTGTTTCCAACTTCATAGGATTTTAAGGccatatcatggggttttcatgACAAGCTTTGTTCTGCAAGACTGGAGTTTGCATCCATAAGGCCGAGAGGATGTGGCTTGCCATGAAGTTATCCAAGGGGTCTCTATGACTGACCTTGGGAAAGCCACTGCATGAATTTGAGTAAGCCACAtccggggatttgaaccctggcctttgGTTGTACTCAACTGCTCAAACCATTGTACCACACTGGCTCTATTGAGATCTAGACCAGAAATGGAAATCTCAAAGCCCCTAGATCAAAGTTTCTCAATCAGGGTTCCACAAGAGGTCACTACAGACTCCCTGTGAGAATGTGATTGAGAAAAGGGAGCTATAATTTTGTGCAGATCCAAAATTTATTTCCAGGGTTCCTCTGAGATAAAATGTTTGAGGAAGTCTGTGCTATTATTGGACATGATCTTGTGTAACTTTGGGTGTttctatactgcagaatgaatgcagttcaataccATTTAAACCACCATGGtgcaatgctgtagaattcttggatctgtagtttggtgagagaaGGCAAAGGGCCTCGTAaacctacaacttccataataccatagcattgaaccatggcagttaaagtggtgccaaacccactgtggtagcacagcgggttatatttatttatttacagtatttctagcccgcctttctcagccctaaggtgactcaaactgctagctgcaggaaagctggtgaccagaaggttggcagttcaaagccgcgAGTCCGAGTGAGCTctcgactgtcagccctagctcctgccaacctagcagttcaaaagcatgcaatacaagtaaatcaataggtactgccttggtgggaaagtAAAACAGCGTCCCATGAAGATATGCAGGCAACACAATCTgagatgtccatggacaacaggctccttggcatggaaaaattgaacaagagcacctccccatggccagagctgAGTATTGTCTCCAGACGCCAGAGACGGAAAAAGAAGTCCTTTATGTTTGtctatgatgtattttgttcacTGTATACGaaaaggagacaggaaagcctagagaagacaattatgctggggaaagtggaaggcaaaaggaagaggggctgaccaagggcaagatggatggatggcatccttgaagtgactggactgaccttgagggagctgggggtggtaacggccgacagggagctctggtgtggctggtccatgaggtcacgaagagtcggagacgactgaacgaatgaacaacaacaacatatgaaaaggcattgaatgtttgcctcatatgtgtatggtaatccactctgagtccttccaggaagataaagcagaatataaagtgtattattattatttcagagtgATGTATCCTCTGCCTCCAACCTTGTGAAAGCACTTTAACCTTCAACTTGCTACATTTAGCAGTTAATTTACTTTAGTCTGGATGGCAGGGTATCAAGTCAAATTACCTCTCCAAAGGCTTACATCCAAAATCCAAGTGTGCCATAGGCTTTTTCTGTCCTCTGTTAACCTTTCTTCTCCAGCCACCGCCAGGCCTCATATTCCTCCAGAGAAAGTTTGGCTGCATGCTCTTCTGTCACCAGACAAACCCATTTGGAAGTTTGCAAAGGCCACCCATTTTACTCTTAAATACGGATCAAATGGCTGTTGCATAACATTAGTATGCTGAATGTTAAGAAGCCAAGGAAACTGTGAATGTGCTGCCCCAATTAGAACCACTGAAGAGGAATAAAAGctagacatcacaaaagcaaatgGTCATtggattccttttttatttttaacattgtGGCATAAATTGGCAACGGCAGTGGTACAGACTGGCTCAGGAACCATAGTTACCAGATATTTTTTTCAAGTAATAACTAAAGTAATTTTGATTCATAGCTACGTTTTGtgaatgcaaaaaaaccccactataaaaataaatttacatttttgtaaataacaaaaaaagcaaatatatagTGCCCTTTGGCTTaaccaaataagaaaaaaaaacacagaatagACTACAAGGCTTCAACCAAAGTTATCCACTTTTTTGACATAAATAGAAAATATAAGTTAGTAGAACTCTTAagttgtttgtattttttttacaaatatacaATTTGTTTTGCACTGAGAAATCAGCAGAGATTAAACATTTATATAAGTGACTTTAAAGCTTTTACACTTCTGGCCAGTGTACTCACATTAGGCATAatacatatttttaatatatatataaaacataatacattGCACAGTTGTAAATTAACACTGCTCCGTCAGGTGGCTTGCAGGTCAGCCACTTTTGCTACATGGAGGTACAAGCAGTTCCTTCTGGGGGACgaatggaagaggagagaggaacgATGGTCTCCGCCCCCACTCCCTTCGCTGTCCTTCCCTCCCAGTGGGTCCCTTTGACGTgtagggagaggaggaaggggccTTGGCTCCAGCCCTGGCGTTTCCAAGGAAACAATCACTCACTTCGGTGTCCTATAGTGCAAAATCTGCAAGAGAAGGTCTCAGCGTTAGGAAGGTGGTGGAGAAAAAGCAACAGAAAGCTCAGAATTACATAGAAGCATCACAAGGCACTGCCTCGCTTTTCCTAAAGTGCATCTACGCCagtcatgggaaaactttggccctgcaggtgttttggactccaactcccaccattcctaacagcctcaggcccattcctttttccccctcagccgcttaagtgggcctgaggctgtaaggaattgtgggagttgaagtccaaaacacctggagggccaactttgcccatgccctgctttaactgtcatgactcaaagatatggaatcatgggagttgtaatttggtaaaGTGCTaacattctttggcagggaaggcttttcaaaagattccatagcatcaagttaAATGGTggcaaatggcattaattccacaatacTGAGGCATCCCTGGATAAGTCAAAGAATGCAtctgtattgtagaattaatgcagaaggCACAATGGATAAGTCAACTGCAGCTAGGGCATCATCAGAGCAGGATGGGTCTTTTATCCACATGACAGGGACCTCAGGCtagttctacactgccaaataatgccatgtgaactgcattgtatggcacgTGTAGAACCAAATACACCTCAAACTACATTGTATATATACACATTGCCCTATACTgaagttcaaactggattatttggcagtatgGAACCAGTCCATGGTtggtttatttactttattgtgatgttattttgttgtatatattttatgctgCCGTAATGTATCGCTGGCcttgtcctcatgtaagctgttctcgagtcccctttggggagatggtggtggagtaaaaataaagtttattattgttgttgttgttgttgttatttaggtCCAAGGTGGGCAGGAGGTTGAAGATTGGGCAAAAAGTATATGTGAGTTTCTGTTTGGCAACTCCTAACCAGTGCCTTAAGGGCAAAGgctccaaggacctcatcacactagaaaatgaatccactttaaatccagtttctgcctcttgcagatttctgagatttgcagttcaaggctcctccctaaactacaaaccccagaattctgcaagaggcagcaaccggatttaaagtggattcattctccagtgtgaagAAGTAGCCAAGCAGCCCTGCCCCACCCTCTCCGGGCATCCTTTAAATCTTCCAGAAAGCCACAAATACCCTAAAAGTCTTCGATTTGGCAGAAACACATGCCCGAAACTCTCTGCCTGGCATTAATGCACACCTCTGAAGCTCTTATGGCCTTGTAGGCACAAACACGTCTTTCCCCATCCAAACACAATGAAGACCCTCCCCTCAGCCTTTATTCCTACTCCAAGGGGTCttcgtgttgtcgaaggctttcatgcccggaatcactggcttgctgtgagttttccgggctgtataactctgggacatggccatacagtccggaaaactcacagcaactcaaaggGGCCTTCCTTTTGAGCTGGCAATGGGATTAAATCAAGCCCTTCCTCACCTCGCTCATCGGAGCCTTTTCCGGGGCGTCTGCTCCAAGGCCAACGCGCTGCTGGCGTCTGCGGCCACTCTTTTCCGCTTGGCGAAGAAatctaagagagagagagagagagagagagaaggaccaATGAGTGCGGGGCGTCTCCTCCCTCTTCCGACACCCCCCGGGGAAAAAACAGGCCCCCTCCCGAAAGGGACCCGCCCCGGGCGCCCCCGAGCTCCGCGGCAGACAAACACTCCCCGCGCCTCCGCCCCGCGACGCCTGCCCTCGCCTGCCCCTGGCGGTTCGAAAGGGAACTGCAACGGGACGGGTTTGTTTACGTCGCAGCagcaagaaaaaggaagggaagaaaaaaaaagaaagaaaggcgtTGGGCGGCCGAGCGCGAAGTGCTGCGTAAGCGTTCCTTCCTTGCCCTGCAAGCCATCGACGACGgagcaaggaaaagaaaacatagtagaaggagagagaaggggaaagggggaagagacGCCTTCCTTCCCACTAAAAAGACCCTAaaggcagcagcaggaggaggattgttttgtgtgcccccccccccgcaggaCAAGTGCAGgcgcccttcccttcctttctcccgtctctctttctctctcgcaatccctcccttctttcccttcctttctccgtcTCTCTCCTGCTTCCTCCTCTCCGCAGCGCTTTCGTACCGGTGATGTGGGCGACCCTCGTCCTCTTGGCCACCCCCGGGAGGGGCTTAAGGGGGATCCCTGAGTAGCAGCCGCTCTCCTGCTtctcggcggcggcggcagcgtcGTCGTCCGCTCCTTCGTGGCTCCGCGCGGCGAGCGGGGAAGGCGGCGGCTCGGTGCCTCCGTGGCTCTCgggctcctcctgctcctcctgggGCGCCTTGCCCTTGTGGCAGCGAAGGCGGCGGCGAAGGGAGCCCGCTCCGGGCAGCAGGGTCTCCCGGTAGAAGGCGGGCAGGGCGGCGGCGTCCACCTCCTCCCACTGGAAGCGCGCCTGGTCCCGCTGCCCAGCCGCGAGGGGCGCTCCGGCGTGGAAGTCGAACTCCCACCGGCGCTGGCTCTCCTGCCGGATCTGGCGCAGCTGGTCCCGGAGCTCGCGGTGGAGCTGCTCGTGGTCCACGGGACCGAAAAGGCTCCGGCACGCGCCCGTCCGCGCCTCCGAAGGGAAAGCGCGCCGCGCCGCCAGCCGCTCCAGGGCCCAGGCGCTAGCGGACAGGTCCACGCTCGACATCGCCGCCGCCGCCGAAGGGAACGAGgcgaagcaggaggaggaagaggcgccGCGAATGCCTGGCCTGGCTCCCGAGCCCGAACGGATCGTCCACCCCGCTGCCTCTCTCGGGCCCTCCCGACTTCGCTCCGGGGCTGCTGCGCTTTTTAAAGCTCTACGCGGAGTGGCGCCCGAGCAAAACATCGATTAGCATAATACTATGGCTCGGCAATAACACGGCTGCCATTGGACGAGGCGGCGATCGACACGGGGCGACGTCCCGCCCTCGCGCGCGCGCCTCATTGGAAGGCACCTTCAGTGTGGCAGGGCGCCAAACGCGCCTCCCGCTTTCCCATTGGCCGGGGCTGCTTTCCGTCAAGGGACGCGCGAGGGGCGGAGGCGTGAGCGAGGGGAACTTGGGCATTTAAAGGGAGCGGGAGGGGGGGGAGTAACCTGACACCGCGCCCACGTCGCCCGCTCGGCTCCTTTGTTTGCAGGCGGCGGAGGGGGCTGCGCCttgcccctcccctccttctcccccccctccttttattaaaaaaaagtgCCTGATGAGCCCTGCATTTCAATATTTGTCCCCTTTCTTACGCGCCGGGCGGGGAGGGGTTCTGTGTTTCGGGGGCTCGGGTCCTGCAACCTGAAACCCGGGCCCGGCCCCTCCCCGCCTCCAAAGTACAACCGCGAAAGAAGGGCTTTGTGAGCAAAACAAAGCTTGTTGTTGACGAGGGCGCTTCCAACCCGGGAGAGAGGGAACGGCGCGCGGGAAGGATTGATCCGAATTAGGTCCCCCTAGCTAGCAAGACAAAGGAGCCCTTGAGGATTGGGGTCGGGTTTGGGAACGGGGAAGAAATCCAGAAGAAGTCCGTCTCCTCCCCTGAAAAAGCAAGGCGATTTGGGCACCGCTTTCCCTGCCGTGCGCGGCTCAGTGCTATGCGACTCCCGGGAGTTGTAGCTTCACAAGGACTTGAGCCTTCTCGGCCAGACTGTGCTGGGGCCTCAA is a window encoding:
- the CDKN1C gene encoding cyclin-dependent kinase inhibitor 1C, whose amino-acid sequence is MFCSGATPRRALKSAAAPERSREGPREAAGWTIRSGSGARPGIRGASSSSCFASFPSAAAAMSSVDLSASAWALERLAARRAFPSEARTGACRSLFGPVDHEQLHRELRDQLRQIRQESQRRWEFDFHAGAPLAAGQRDQARFQWEEVDAAALPAFYRETLLPGAGSLRRRLRCHKGKAPQEEQEEPESHGGTEPPPSPLAARSHEGADDDAAAAAEKQESGCYSGIPLKPLPGVAKRTRVAHITDFFAKRKRVAADASSALALEQTPRKRLR